Proteins from a genomic interval of Cygnus olor isolate bCygOlo1 chromosome 9, bCygOlo1.pri.v2, whole genome shotgun sequence:
- the LOC121074893 gene encoding translation initiation factor IF-2-like, producing the protein MTEVGTGLPPTALPLLGTAARAAAAAAFCLACCQLHRDDSTAARRLSPRHPRPPRSRAAGAVPRAPRRRPAPAGDRERAPSRCVRPRPAAGTGLEAAPRTSAPHTAPRHAGAPGLPPARAHGRLRAPGRPQARSSACAPPAPGAPPSGGRCPRPAPCCEPLAERVPERVPEPVGPRSSRTYFQIGSGEAALRRWRCHRSRSLGSAACLCGVSASLTTCRT; encoded by the exons ATGACAGAG GTCGGTACCGGGCTGCCCCCGACGGCTCTGCCGCTGCTTGGGACCGCCGCTAGAGCAGCCGCCGCTGCCGCTTTTTGCCTTGCTTGCTGCCAGCTACACCGCGACGACAGCacggccgcccgccgcctctCGCCCCGGCACCCCCGTCCTCCTCGTAGCCGGGCCGCGGGCGCGGTGCCGagagccccccgccgccgcccggccccggcgggggACAGAGAGAGAGCCCCGAGCCGCTGCGTCCGCCCGCGCCCGGCCGCCGGCACCGGCCTGGAGGCTGCCCCGCGCACGTCCGCCCCGCACACAGCGCCTCGGCACGCGGGTGCCCCGGGcctgccgcccgcccgcgccCATGGGCGACTGAGAGCCCCGGGCCGGCCCCAGGCACGCAGCTCGGCCTGCGCCCCGCCGGCACCCGGCGCCCCGCCGAGCGGGGGCCGCTGTCCGCGACCGGCTCCGTGCTGCGAACCGCTGGCGGAGCGCGTCCCGGAGCGCGTCCCGGAGCCCGTCGGACCGCGCAGCTCCCGCACGTACTTTCAAATAGGGAGCGGGGAAGCGGCGCTCCGGAGGTGGCGCTGTCATCGCTCCCGGTCCCTCGGTTCAGCCGCTTGTCTGTGCGGTGTGTCGGCAAGTTTAACTACCTGTAGAACCTAA